One Planktothrix sp. FACHB-1365 genomic window carries:
- a CDS encoding type II toxin-antitoxin system Phd/YefM family antitoxin, producing MITLNIDDIQHNLSEFIKLIQEGNSLIITQADQPIAEIKPILTKPPQKERRSIGLCEGEFVVPDDFNDPLPEEIINLFTNP from the coding sequence ATGATTACCCTAAATATAGATGACATTCAGCACAATTTATCAGAATTTATCAAACTGATTCAAGAAGGTAACAGCTTAATTATTACTCAAGCTGATCAACCTATTGCTGAAATCAAACCCATACTAACAAAACCACCTCAAAAAGAACGCCGTTCTATTGGTTTATGTGAGGGTGAATTTGTTGTACCTGATGATTTTAATGATCCCCTCCCTGAAGAAATTATTAACTTATTTACCAATCCATGA
- a CDS encoding DUF4926 domain-containing protein: MFDLYQRVSLNCDFPEHHLKKGDVATLIDY; the protein is encoded by the coding sequence ATGTTTGACCTCTACCAGCGTGTTTCCTTAAATTGCGATTTTCCCGAACATCACCTCAAAAAAGGCGATGTAGCCACCCTCATTGATTATTAG
- the petH gene encoding ferredoxin--NADP reductase: MYLKSGTGVATKTGANSRVFIFEVEGMRQGENTDKLNFPIRRSGAVYITVPYERMNQEMRRISRMGGKIVSIRPAGEPHAATTVVPGNGQQSQPSQEKTKPMTHAKAKTDIPINIYRPNKPYMGQCIENYELVGEGGLGTVRHLTFDISGGDLRYLEGQSIGIIPPGNDNKGKPHKLRLYSIASTRHGDKLDDKTISLCVRQLEYKHPETGETVYGVCSTYLCNLEVGADVAITGPVGKEMLLPDDEEATVVMMATGTGIAPFRAFLWRMFKEQHQDYKFRGLAWLFFGIPYTANILYKEDLEQLQREFPDNFRLTYAISREQQNPQGGRMYIQDRIKENADELWQLVQKENTHTYICGLKGMEGGIDEGMSAAAGKFDVNWNDYQKQLKKAERWHVETY; encoded by the coding sequence ATGTATCTCAAGAGTGGAACTGGTGTTGCAACAAAGACAGGAGCCAATAGCCGCGTCTTTATCTTTGAAGTCGAGGGAATGCGACAAGGGGAGAATACAGACAAACTCAACTTTCCAATTCGTCGCAGTGGTGCAGTTTACATCACTGTGCCCTATGAGCGCATGAATCAAGAAATGCGTCGCATTTCCCGGATGGGAGGAAAAATTGTCAGTATTCGCCCCGCAGGTGAACCTCATGCTGCAACGACCGTGGTTCCCGGAAATGGACAACAGAGCCAACCCTCTCAAGAAAAAACTAAGCCCATGACTCACGCCAAGGCTAAAACAGATATTCCTATTAATATCTACCGTCCGAACAAGCCCTATATGGGGCAATGTATCGAGAACTATGAACTGGTGGGTGAAGGGGGTTTAGGTACAGTCCGTCACCTCACCTTTGACATCTCCGGCGGAGATTTACGTTATCTCGAAGGTCAAAGTATTGGGATTATTCCTCCTGGAAACGATAACAAAGGTAAACCCCACAAGTTAAGGCTGTATTCAATTGCCTCCACTCGTCATGGTGACAAACTGGATGATAAAACCATTTCCTTGTGTGTTCGTCAACTGGAATATAAACATCCTGAAACCGGGGAAACCGTCTATGGGGTTTGTTCGACTTATCTGTGCAATTTAGAAGTGGGGGCTGATGTTGCCATTACTGGGCCAGTGGGTAAGGAAATGTTATTACCCGATGACGAAGAAGCCACTGTGGTTATGATGGCAACGGGTACAGGAATTGCACCTTTCCGGGCTTTCCTGTGGCGGATGTTCAAAGAACAACATCAAGATTATAAATTCCGAGGGTTAGCTTGGTTATTCTTTGGAATTCCCTACACTGCCAATATTCTGTATAAAGAAGATTTGGAACAATTACAACGGGAATTTCCCGATAACTTCCGCTTAACTTATGCCATTAGTCGTGAACAACAAAATCCCCAAGGTGGCAGAATGTACATTCAAGATCGGATTAAAGAAAACGCCGATGAATTGTGGCAGTTAGTTCAGAAAGAAAATACCCATACCTATATTTGTGGTCTTAAAGGTATGGAAGGCGGTATTGATGAAGGAATGTCTGCGGCTGCGGGTAAATTTGATGTCAACTGGAATGATTATCAAAAACAACTCAAGAAAGCAGAGCGTTGGCACGTTGAAACTTACTAA
- a CDS encoding polyribonucleotide nucleotidyltransferase has protein sequence MEEIIKSISFDGRDIRLKIGLLAPQAGGAVLIESGDTSVLVTATRAEGRPGIDFLPLLVDYEERLYAGGRIPGGFLRREGRPPDRVTLTSRLIDRPLRPLIPHWVRDDIQVVATTLSMDEQVPPDVLAVTGASVAVILAKIPFFGPMAAVRVGLVGDDFIINPTYREVKNGDLDLVVAGSPDGVVMVEAGANQLPEQDIIEAIDFGYEAVCDLIKAQEELMRDLGIEIKPGEPPEGNTGLIQFIRDRVTLPVKQVLQQYDLDKTARDAHLDEIKEQQIVTPIEALPEDDPMRVATTEDSKLVSQIFKDITKELMRQQIVQDSVRVDGRNLDQVRPVSCKVSCLPKRVHGSALFNRGLTQVLSIATLGTPGDAQDLDDLHPQEEKRYMHHYNFPPYSVGETKPMRAPGRREIGHGALAERALVPVLPSKDQFPYVIRVVSEVLSSNGSTSMGSVCGSTLALMDAGVPISKPVSGAAMGLIKEGEEVRILTDIQGIEDFLGDMDFKVAGTDSGVTALQMDMKITGLPMKTVADAIYQAKPARLHILEKMLEVIGKPRSDLSPFAPRLLTLKIDPDLIGLVIGPGGKTIKGITEETGVKIDIDDDGTVTIASTDSENAARAYQIIQGMTRKLNAGDVYVGRITRIIPIGAFVELLPGKEGMIHISQLADYRVPRVEDEVSVGDEVIVKVREIDSKGRINLTRLNIHPDEAAAARAAAVK, from the coding sequence ATGGAAGAGATCATTAAGTCAATATCCTTCGATGGACGGGATATTAGACTCAAAATAGGTTTACTTGCGCCACAGGCAGGTGGAGCCGTTTTAATCGAGTCTGGAGATACATCAGTTCTAGTGACTGCGACTCGCGCTGAAGGCAGACCTGGAATCGATTTTCTGCCCTTGTTAGTGGACTATGAAGAACGACTGTATGCAGGGGGAAGAATTCCAGGGGGATTCTTACGTCGGGAAGGTCGTCCGCCGGATCGGGTCACTTTGACGAGTCGTTTAATTGACCGTCCCTTACGTCCTCTGATTCCCCATTGGGTCAGGGATGATATTCAGGTTGTCGCCACAACATTGTCTATGGATGAACAGGTGCCCCCGGATGTGTTAGCGGTGACGGGTGCTTCTGTAGCTGTTATTTTAGCTAAAATTCCCTTTTTTGGGCCGATGGCTGCGGTACGGGTGGGATTAGTTGGAGATGATTTTATTATTAATCCGACCTACCGAGAAGTGAAGAATGGGGATTTGGATTTAGTTGTGGCGGGTTCCCCGGATGGCGTAGTGATGGTAGAAGCGGGTGCGAACCAACTGCCAGAACAGGATATCATCGAAGCGATTGATTTTGGTTATGAAGCGGTTTGTGATTTAATCAAAGCCCAAGAAGAATTGATGCGAGACTTGGGGATTGAAATCAAACCCGGAGAACCCCCGGAAGGAAATACGGGTTTAATCCAGTTTATTCGCGATCGCGTGACTCTCCCGGTTAAACAAGTTCTCCAACAATATGACTTGGATAAAACGGCACGGGATGCCCACTTGGATGAAATTAAGGAACAACAAATAGTTACCCCCATTGAGGCGTTACCCGAAGATGATCCAATGCGGGTGGCGACGACGGAGGATTCTAAATTGGTGAGTCAGATTTTCAAGGACATCACCAAGGAATTGATGCGTCAGCAAATTGTCCAAGATAGCGTCCGAGTCGATGGTCGTAACTTAGATCAAGTGCGTCCGGTATCTTGTAAAGTCAGTTGTTTACCGAAACGGGTACATGGCAGTGCCTTGTTTAATCGCGGTTTAACTCAGGTATTGTCCATTGCGACTTTAGGAACGCCGGGAGATGCTCAGGATTTAGATGATTTGCATCCCCAAGAGGAAAAACGCTATATGCACCACTACAACTTTCCCCCTTATTCCGTTGGGGAAACCAAACCCATGCGGGCACCGGGACGGCGAGAAATTGGTCATGGCGCTTTAGCAGAACGGGCTTTAGTTCCTGTGTTACCGTCTAAGGATCAGTTTCCCTATGTAATTCGGGTCGTATCAGAAGTATTATCGTCTAACGGTTCAACTTCAATGGGTTCGGTCTGTGGATCAACATTAGCGTTAATGGATGCTGGGGTTCCCATTTCCAAACCCGTGAGTGGGGCGGCGATGGGGTTAATTAAAGAAGGAGAAGAGGTTCGGATTCTCACCGATATCCAAGGAATTGAGGACTTTTTGGGAGATATGGACTTCAAAGTGGCGGGGACGGATAGTGGAGTCACTGCCCTACAAATGGATATGAAGATCACCGGGCTACCGATGAAAACCGTGGCGGATGCTATTTATCAAGCCAAACCCGCCCGACTGCATATCCTGGAAAAAATGTTAGAGGTGATTGGCAAACCGCGTTCTGATTTATCTCCCTTCGCGCCTCGGTTATTAACGCTGAAAATTGATCCTGATTTGATTGGTTTAGTCATTGGCCCTGGTGGGAAAACCATTAAGGGGATTACCGAAGAAACCGGAGTCAAGATTGATATTGATGATGATGGTACGGTGACAATTGCTTCAACGGATAGTGAGAATGCTGCCCGTGCTTATCAAATTATTCAAGGCATGACCCGCAAGTTGAATGCTGGGGATGTCTATGTAGGCCGGATTACTCGAATTATCCCCATTGGGGCCTTTGTAGAATTACTTCCCGGTAAAGAAGGAATGATTCATATTTCCCAATTAGCAGATTACCGGGTTCCTCGGGTTGAGGATGAGGTTTCTGTCGGGGATGAGGTGATTGTCAAAGTTCGGGAGATTGACAGCAAAGGTCGGATTAATCTGACTCGTCTGAATATTCATCCTGATGAAGCTGCCGCTGCCCGTGCGGCTGCCGTCAAATAG
- a CDS encoding GDSL-type esterase/lipase family protein produces MIPKSGLEMYQQRLFALHTSQIYTRLSGEVYQPTYQDWLNILKQEVNLIKTETSENIGLSRLNILLGDSLSMWFPNSLLPSGRLWLNQGISGDTTRGILQRLDIFDQIHPDAIYILAGINDLKNKVSVKEILGNYQKILDYLKQKYPETQILVQSIFPTKLPTETLTFSIPNSLIRELNQNLAQQIKNRGIIYLDFHQRFTDNHGNIRPELTSDGLHLSLEGYKVWQFALKQTESRLTKNRDHNYQNWLKKSSEFPLDGKSYTWVSYPVKLGDTLQKVTLNTLGREDFDYCDLIAIRNNLTSEVLSIDDVIEIPQLI; encoded by the coding sequence ATGATCCCAAAATCAGGACTTGAAATGTACCAACAACGGCTTTTTGCTTTGCATACAAGCCAAATTTATACTCGTTTATCAGGAGAGGTTTATCAACCCACTTATCAAGATTGGCTGAATATATTAAAGCAGGAAGTCAATTTAATTAAAACGGAAACTTCTGAAAATATAGGTTTATCTCGCCTTAATATTTTATTGGGAGATTCCTTGAGTATGTGGTTTCCTAATTCTTTATTACCATCAGGAAGATTATGGTTAAATCAAGGAATTTCAGGGGATACAACAAGGGGAATTTTGCAACGTTTAGATATTTTTGATCAAATTCATCCCGATGCAATTTATATTTTAGCGGGAATTAATGATTTAAAGAATAAGGTTTCTGTGAAAGAAATATTAGGAAATTATCAAAAAATTTTAGATTATCTAAAACAAAAATATCCTGAGACGCAAATTTTAGTTCAATCTATTTTTCCAACAAAATTACCCACAGAAACCCTAACATTTTCGATTCCTAATTCTTTAATTCGAGAACTCAACCAAAATCTTGCTCAACAGATTAAAAATCGAGGGATCATTTATTTAGATTTTCATCAACGATTCACCGATAATCACGGAAATATTCGCCCTGAGTTAACCAGCGATGGCTTACACCTCAGCTTAGAAGGTTACAAAGTTTGGCAATTTGCCCTCAAACAAACTGAGTCTCGCCTCACTAAAAATCGAGATCATAACTATCAAAACTGGTTAAAAAAATCATCAGAATTTCCCTTAGACGGAAAATCTTATACCTGGGTTTCCTACCCCGTTAAACTCGGAGATACCCTACAAAAAGTTACCCTCAACACATTAGGACGAGAGGATTTTGACTATTGCGATTTAATCGCCATCCGAAACAACCTCACATCTGAGGTTCTCTCGATTGATGATGTGATTGAAATCCCGCAATTGATCTGA
- a CDS encoding Calx-beta domain-containing protein, whose product MTQLIGTVSNDLLTGTPEPDEILGFVGNDTLEGLAENDILNGGQDQDLLSGGIGNDLLFGDIGNDTLEGDSGDDLIYGNAGDDQLNGGEGADLLFGGQGSDTLFDSGGNDLLFGDRGNDLLYSGTGVNELTGGGGSDVFVIGRELLDGQLDIVTDFRIGVDLIGLTNNLKFSDLRFVQVGNDTVIEDKLSNQQLILVQEIEATVLNNQANFTQSIESSTPIIEFTNTTPLQVQEGETSALLVNVQRAGSPLNTVSATLGLKTDTATSSDVSLEAIEVVFQPYETFKVVSVPINIVDDQQPEPNESFQLTLSNPKGGATLGESEEIAVTLQDNDVSSSSSPLPTTSSLFIPLPPSPSTISLSLSPDTVAEDSGVPLVYTFTRQGGSLNLPITVNFNVGGTAKLGENYTTNDGTFTPSQGSVSFPANITTATVTIVPINDDKFEEVGKTVDLTLVESGFLYTANPQESTALGTITSEDPPPKPPVYNFSQAEYSVFEGDPDIPQKASITINRSFDTDLVSSVKILLTPALQNGGTPGVDVEPTEISLVFAEGETQKTFEIPVIGDNTIEPSEVIVLSFDPDNFQPSGQPGTINPQAELNINDDDGPTTYDFASKFFQTLEGNSTNVTQVVEVNRSGDINVDSSVNVNLTGVNAVPNVDFAPGPVTVNFKAGEITQTVPITITGDLGSDQNKTINLSLSAPPGSLVGNLHPTADLLVIDDDNVPTYDFTTNVYEVRENNADITYSEVTVIRSGKVDIASSVTVNLNTGSPNGATPEEDYSPSEIPLQFLPGETSKTLQITIKGDEVSESTEAIALSFSNFDNEGQAGTTVPDAILTITDDDSPPTYNFVQNNYEVEEGDASSQFNQVEVARSGDISQQSSVDVVLTSVTAISDTDFKPGPIRLTFAPNQDKQTVPIEIIGNVRVQPDRTFKLSFDNFTNNGQVGNDNPTTVVTIDDDDKATLSLTTVEAIATEPTTTKVENEQPKNGVYRISRAPDTYGNLTVNLALTPDKISANDYTLTTSTGQAITINNDSTAVVTLPNDQASLDIILTPIDDIPAEADESLTLALAEGDYKISPKENTATVTIQANDTAVTQLGDGQKSQTPEDYALVEGSLRQAILNAESLTGEDTITFADQASSGVINLTGALPALNSDIIFDGPGADQLSIRRDTGGDYNIFNVNGGNITIEGLKLTNGFPEGTIPSSSSTTTGSRGGAINITSSTSNVQVIDSWLDGNQANNGGAIANSGKLTIQNSTISNNQGSNGGGVIVIDGQVQIINSTIANNIANIGGGVFNSVAELTITNSTIGFNQATGNSGGVRNIGGVSNLKNTIIASNTAPFNPDVGASIEFAFNSGGNNLIGDGTGGEGLINGVDNDIVGSSTTPIDPLLSPLQNNGGTTPTLALASTSLAINAGNNSFAIPYTNPGLFDQRGPNFTRIVNNIIDIGAFEYQLI is encoded by the coding sequence ATGACACAGCTTATTGGCACAGTCAGCAACGATTTATTAACCGGGACACCCGAACCCGATGAAATTCTAGGATTTGTTGGAAACGACACCTTAGAAGGATTAGCCGAAAACGATATCCTCAACGGAGGCCAAGATCAAGATTTGCTTTCTGGGGGTATCGGCAATGATCTTCTATTTGGGGATATTGGCAACGATACCCTAGAAGGAGACTCAGGAGATGACCTGATTTATGGTAATGCTGGGGACGATCAACTCAATGGCGGTGAAGGTGCGGATCTGCTATTTGGTGGACAAGGCAGTGATACACTATTTGATAGTGGTGGCAATGATCTTTTATTTGGAGATAGAGGAAACGACCTACTTTATAGTGGAACCGGAGTCAATGAACTTACTGGCGGAGGCGGTTCCGATGTATTTGTAATTGGTCGAGAACTGCTCGACGGTCAACTTGATATTGTGACTGATTTTCGGATTGGAGTTGATTTAATTGGATTAACCAATAACTTAAAATTTAGCGATTTACGGTTTGTACAAGTTGGAAACGATACCGTTATTGAAGATAAACTAAGTAATCAACAACTTATTTTAGTTCAAGAAATCGAAGCGACAGTTCTCAATAATCAAGCTAACTTTACTCAATCGATTGAAAGCAGTACGCCAATTATTGAGTTTACTAATACCACTCCCTTGCAAGTTCAAGAAGGTGAAACCTCAGCCTTGTTAGTCAATGTTCAACGAGCAGGCTCTCCTTTAAATACGGTGAGTGCCACCCTAGGGTTAAAAACCGATACGGCTACATCCAGCGATGTCAGTTTAGAAGCCATTGAAGTCGTCTTTCAACCCTATGAAACCTTCAAAGTTGTCTCGGTTCCGATCAATATTGTTGATGATCAGCAACCCGAACCGAATGAAAGCTTTCAGTTAACCCTATCTAACCCGAAAGGGGGCGCAACCCTTGGAGAATCTGAAGAAATAGCCGTCACCCTCCAGGATAATGATGTTAGTTCATCTTCTTCCCCTCTCCCAACGACATCATCCCTCTTCATTCCCCTGCCACCCTCCCCCTCCACCATTAGTTTATCTCTGTCTCCTGATACAGTTGCAGAAGATTCTGGCGTACCCTTGGTGTATACTTTTACCCGTCAGGGTGGTTCCCTCAATTTACCCATTACTGTTAATTTTAATGTTGGAGGTACGGCAAAACTCGGAGAAAATTACACAACTAATGACGGAACTTTCACTCCTTCCCAAGGCAGTGTTTCCTTCCCAGCCAATATCACCACTGCAACGGTTACAATTGTTCCTATTAATGATGACAAATTTGAAGAAGTTGGAAAAACTGTTGATCTAACTTTAGTAGAATCCGGCTTTCTGTACACGGCTAATCCCCAAGAATCTACGGCTCTAGGAACTATCACTAGCGAAGATCCTCCACCCAAACCCCCGGTTTATAACTTTAGTCAGGCTGAATATTCGGTCTTTGAAGGCGATCCAGACATTCCTCAGAAGGCTAGTATTACGATTAACCGCAGCTTTGATACTGATTTGGTGTCTAGTGTCAAAATTCTCCTGACTCCGGCTTTACAAAACGGCGGAACACCGGGCGTTGATGTGGAACCGACGGAAATCTCCTTAGTTTTTGCTGAAGGTGAGACTCAAAAAACCTTTGAAATCCCTGTTATTGGAGATAATACCATTGAACCCTCCGAAGTCATAGTCTTATCATTTGATCCAGATAACTTTCAACCCAGTGGACAACCTGGAACCATCAACCCCCAAGCCGAACTTAATATTAATGATGATGATGGCCCTACTACTTATGATTTTGCCAGTAAGTTCTTCCAAACCCTGGAAGGTAATTCAACGAATGTGACTCAGGTTGTTGAGGTTAACCGTTCTGGGGATATTAATGTAGATTCTTCTGTTAATGTTAACCTGACGGGAGTTAATGCTGTCCCTAATGTAGATTTTGCTCCAGGGCCAGTCACGGTTAATTTTAAAGCCGGAGAAATCACTCAAACGGTTCCTATTACGATTACAGGGGATTTGGGATCTGATCAAAACAAAACTATTAATCTATCCCTGAGTGCTCCCCCAGGCAGTTTAGTGGGAAATCTCCATCCCACTGCGGATTTACTGGTGATTGATGATGATAATGTTCCCACCTATGATTTCACAACTAATGTTTATGAGGTGCGGGAAAATAATGCTGATATTACTTACAGTGAAGTCACTGTGATTCGTTCAGGAAAAGTTGATATAGCTTCATCGGTAACGGTTAATTTAAACACAGGTTCCCCCAACGGAGCTACCCCAGAAGAAGATTATTCTCCTTCTGAAATCCCCCTACAATTCTTACCGGGAGAAACGAGCAAAACTCTACAAATTACGATTAAAGGAGATGAGGTATCGGAATCGACCGAGGCGATCGCTCTGTCATTTTCCAATTTTGATAACGAGGGTCAAGCGGGAACAACTGTACCGGACGCTATTCTCACGATTACAGATGATGATTCCCCACCTACTTATAATTTCGTACAAAATAACTATGAAGTTGAAGAAGGGGATGCTTCCAGTCAGTTTAATCAGGTTGAAGTGGCTCGTTCAGGGGATATTAGTCAACAGTCCAGTGTGGATGTGGTCTTAACCAGTGTTACTGCGATCTCCGATACAGATTTCAAACCAGGGCCAATACGACTGACTTTTGCTCCTAATCAAGATAAGCAAACCGTTCCGATTGAAATTATTGGCAATGTACGAGTTCAGCCTGACCGAACCTTCAAACTATCCTTTGATAACTTTACCAATAATGGGCAAGTAGGAAACGATAACCCGACTACGGTTGTTACGATTGATGATGATGATAAGGCTACCCTGAGTCTCACCACTGTAGAAGCGATTGCCACCGAACCGACGACGACGAAGGTTGAAAACGAACAGCCCAAGAACGGAGTTTATCGGATTAGTCGTGCACCTGATACCTATGGAAATTTAACAGTTAATCTTGCCCTGACACCCGATAAAATCTCTGCCAACGACTACACTCTGACAACTTCAACGGGGCAAGCTATTACAATTAATAATGATTCTACTGCTGTTGTTACCCTTCCCAATGACCAAGCCAGCCTTGATATTATTCTAACTCCGATTGATGATATTCCCGCAGAGGCTGATGAGTCTTTGACCTTGGCTTTGGCAGAAGGGGATTACAAGATTAGTCCCAAAGAAAACACCGCAACGGTTACGATTCAAGCCAATGATACGGCTGTTACCCAACTCGGTGATGGACAAAAAAGTCAAACCCCAGAAGATTATGCTTTAGTAGAAGGTTCCTTACGTCAAGCGATTCTGAATGCTGAGTCTCTCACCGGAGAAGATACGATTACCTTTGCTGATCAAGCTTCCTCTGGGGTGATTAACCTCACGGGTGCTTTGCCCGCCCTCAACAGTGATATTATCTTCGACGGCCCCGGAGCGGATCAACTCAGCATTCGTCGGGATACTGGAGGGGACTATAACATTTTTAACGTGAATGGAGGCAATATCACGATTGAGGGATTGAAACTCACCAATGGCTTCCCGGAGGGAACTATACCCAGTAGCTCCAGTACCACTACAGGCAGCCGAGGCGGTGCGATTAATATTACCTCATCCACCAGTAATGTTCAGGTCATCGATAGTTGGCTAGATGGAAACCAAGCGAATAACGGAGGAGCGATCGCGAATTCGGGTAAACTGACGATTCAAAATAGCACTATTAGTAATAATCAAGGCAGCAATGGAGGCGGCGTTATTGTTATTGATGGTCAAGTCCAAATTATTAATAGCACCATTGCTAATAATATCGCTAATATCGGGGGTGGAGTGTTTAATTCTGTGGCGGAGTTGACGATTACAAATAGCACTATAGGTTTCAACCAAGCCACCGGAAATAGTGGCGGTGTCCGAAATATTGGAGGGGTCAGCAATCTGAAAAACACGATCATTGCCAGTAACACGGCTCCTTTTAATCCTGATGTGGGGGCCTCTATTGAATTTGCTTTCAATAGTGGGGGTAACAACTTAATTGGAGACGGAACTGGAGGGGAAGGTTTAATCAATGGGGTTGATAACGATATTGTCGGTAGCAGCACCACTCCTATTGATCCGTTACTGAGTCCTTTACAAAATAATGGGGGAACCACACCGACTCTAGCTTTAGCCAGCACTAGCTTGGCGATTAATGCCGGAAATAATAGCTTTGCTATCCCCTATACAAACCCCGGACTATTTGACCAACGAGGGCCTAACTTTACCCGGATTGTTAACAACATCATTGACATTGGGGCATTTGAATATCAACTGATTTAA